A genomic region of Arachis hypogaea cultivar Tifrunner chromosome 5, arahy.Tifrunner.gnm2.J5K5, whole genome shotgun sequence contains the following coding sequences:
- the LOC112801550 gene encoding eukaryotic translation initiation factor 5A-like has protein sequence MSDEEHHFEAKGDAGASKTYPQQAGTIRKNAYIVIKNRPCKVVEVSTSKTGKHGHAKCHFVGIDIFTGKKLEDIVPSSHNCDVPHVNRTDYQLIDISEDGFVSLLTETGGTKDDLKLPSDESLLSQIKDGFAEGKDLVVSVMSSMGEEQICGLKDIGPK, from the exons ATGTCTGATGAGGAGCACCATTTCGAGGCTAAGGGTGATGCAGGAGCATCAAAAACATATCCACAACAAGCTGGAACCATTAGGAAGAATGCTTACATTGTTATCAAAAACAGACCTTGCAAG GTTGTAGAGGTTTCAACTTCGAAAACTGGGAAGCATGGACACGCGAAGTGTCACTTTGTTGGTATTGACATTTTCACTGGGAAGAAGCTTGAAGATATTGTCCCATCTTCCCATAACTGTGAT GTTCCTCATGTCAACCGAACTGACTACCAGCTCATTGATATCTCCGAGGATGGATTT GTGAGTCTGCTCACTGAGACGGGTGGCACTAAGGATGATCTTAAGCTTCCAAGTGATGAAAGTCTACTTTCACAG ATCAAGGATGGATTTGCTGAGGGTAAGGATTTGGTCGTGTCAGTTATGTCTTCCATGGGCGAGGAGCAGATTTGTGGCCTTAAGGACATTGGCCCCAAGTAG